CCACCTTCTGCTGGTTGCCGCCCGACAGGTTGAGCGCCTTCTGCAGGATGCCGGACGAGCGGATGTTCAGCCGGGAACGGTATTGATCGGCGACTTCGGCTTCTCGGCGCTCGTCGATCACGCCGTGCCAGGCGACGCCGGCCAGGTTGGCCAGCGTGATATTGCTCTTGATGTCTTCGCCCAGAATCAGCCCGAGGCCCTTGCGGTCCTCGGTAAGGTAGGCAAGTCCCCCGGCAACCGCCTTCTGAATCGAACCGAGGTCGATCTCGCGGCCTTGCATGAAGGCCTGGCCGGTCACGTTGCGGCCATAGGCGCGGCCGAACACGCTCATCGCCAGTTCGGTGCGCCCGGCGCCCATCAGGCCGGCGATACCGACAACCTCGCCCTGCCTGACGTGAAGACTGACGCCCTTGATTACTTCGCGGCCGGCATGCAGCGGATGCTCGACGCGCCAGTCCCTGATCTCGAACAGCGTGTCGCCGACCCTGGGGTCGCGGTGCGGGTAGCGTTCCGACATTTCGCGGCCGACCATGCTCTTGATGATGCGCGCCTCGCTGATCTCCTCGGTGTGGCAGTCGATGGTCTCCACCGTGCTGCCGTCGCGCAGCACGGTGATGGAGTCGGCGACTTCGGCGAGTTCGCTGAGCTTGTGGGAAATCAGGATCGAGGCGATGCCATGGCTCCGCAATTCCTTGAGCAGGCCGAGCAGCGCTTCGCTATCACTTTCGTTCAGGCTGGCGGTCGGCTCGTCCAGGATCAGCAACCGGACCTTCTTGGCGAGCGCCTTGGCGATTTCGACCAGCTGCTGCTTGCCGACGCCGAGATCTGTGATCAGCGCGGTGGGCTGCTCGTTTAGTCCGACCTTGGCCAGCAACTCGCGGGTGCGGCGGAAGGCCTCGTCCCAGTCGATGATGCCCATGACAGCCGGTTCATGGCCGAGGAAGATGTTTTCTGCGATCGACAGCAGCGGCACCAGCGCCAGCTCCTGGTGGATGATGATGATGCCGAGCCGTTCGCTGTCGGAGATATCGGCGAACTGCCGCCTCTCGCCATCATAGAAGATGTCGCCTTCGTAGGAGCCGTGCGGATAGACCCCGCTGAGGACCTTCATCAGGGTCGATTTACCGGCGCCGTTCTCGCCGCAGATCGCGTGAATTTTCCCGGCCTCAACCCTGAGATTGACGTTGCGCAGGGCTTTCACGCCGGGAAAGCTCTTGGATATGCCTCGCATTTCCAGAATGGCGGTCATTGCCCACCCGTCAACCCGGCCACAGCAGCAGCTTTCCCGTGGCTCACTTGAACTGTTCGGCCTTGTAGTAGCCGGTGTCGATCAGCGCGGTCTTCCAGTTGTCGAGATCCACCGCGACCGGCTTCAGCAGATAGGACGGAACCACCTTGACGCCGTTGTTGTAGGTCTTGGTGTCGTTGATCTCGGGCTTGCCGCCGGACAGCACCGCGTCGACCATTCCGGCCGCGATCTTGGCGAGGTCGCGCGTGTCCTTGAAGATCGTCGAATACTGCTCGTGGTTGACGATGGATTTGACCGAAGGCACCTCGGCGTCCTGGCCCGATATGACAGGCATCGGCATTTCCTTCGAGCCGTAGCCGACGCCCCTCAGCGCGGCAATGATGCCGATGCTGAGGCCGTCATAGGGCGACAACACTGCGTCGACATGCTTGCGCGTATAGAACGCGCTGAGCAGGTTTTCCATGCGGGCCTGGGCGACGGAGGCCTCCCAGCGCAGCGTTGAGACCTTGTCCATGCCGATCTGCTTGCTTTGCACCACGAGCTTGCCGCTGTCGATATAAGGTTTCAGCACCGACATCGCGCCGTCGTAGAAGAAGAAGGCATTGTTGTCGTCGGGCGAGCCGCCGAACAGTTCGATATTGAAGGGACCCTTGCCCTCCTTCAAGCCAAGTCCCTTTTCGATGCTGGCGGCCTGCAGCACCCCGACCTGAAAATTGTCGAAGGTGGCGTAGTAATCGACATTGGCCGAACCGCGGATCAGGCGATCGTAGGAGATCACCTTGATGCCGGCGTCGGCCGCGCGCTGCAGCGCGTCGGACAAAGTGGTGCCGTCGATCGCGGCGATCACCAGCGCCTTCTCCTTCTTGGTGATCATGTTCTCGATCTGCGCGAGCTGGTTGGGAATGTCGTTGTCGGCGTATTGCAGGTCGGTCTTGTAGCCCTTGGCCTGCAACACCCTCACGATGTTGTCGCCATCAGCGATCCAGCGCGCCGACGATTTGGTCGGCATCGCGATCCCGATGGTGCCCTTGTCTTGCGCCTGTGCCGGGCCAGCCAGCGTGGCCAATCCGAGCGCGACGGCAGCGGCGAGGGTTTTGACATTCAGCATCGGGTTCCTCCTGTAGGCAACTTTTATTGTAGCTCGGTCATCGGGGCAGCATAGCATCTTCGGGCAGCCGTTACCCCGCGATATGCCGGCCCGCGATATAGCCGAACGTCAGCGCCGGGCCGAGCGTGATGCCGGCGCCGGGATAGTTCCCGCCCATGATGCTGGCCATGTCGTTGCCGGCGGCATAGAGGCCGGCGATCGGCTGGCCGTCGCCATCGAGCGCACGCGCATTCTCGTCGGTCCTGATGCCGGCATAGGTGCCGAGATCGCCGATCACCATCTTGATGGCGTAGAACGGTCCGTCCTTGATCGGCGCGATGCAGGGGTTCGGG
The Bradyrhizobium sp. KBS0727 genome window above contains:
- the mmsA gene encoding multiple monosaccharide ABC transporter ATP-binding protein, with the protein product MTAILEMRGISKSFPGVKALRNVNLRVEAGKIHAICGENGAGKSTLMKVLSGVYPHGSYEGDIFYDGERRQFADISDSERLGIIIIHQELALVPLLSIAENIFLGHEPAVMGIIDWDEAFRRTRELLAKVGLNEQPTALITDLGVGKQQLVEIAKALAKKVRLLILDEPTASLNESDSEALLGLLKELRSHGIASILISHKLSELAEVADSITVLRDGSTVETIDCHTEEISEARIIKSMVGREMSERYPHRDPRVGDTLFEIRDWRVEHPLHAGREVIKGVSLHVRQGEVVGIAGLMGAGRTELAMSVFGRAYGRNVTGQAFMQGREIDLGSIQKAVAGGLAYLTEDRKGLGLILGEDIKSNITLANLAGVAWHGVIDERREAEVADQYRSRLNIRSSGILQKALNLSGGNQQKVVLSKWLFADPKVLILDEPTRGIDIGAKYEIYTIINDLAASGKGVIVISSEMPELLGICDRLYVMNEGRLVDEMPAHEASQEKIMASIMRQHGTAL
- the chvE gene encoding multiple monosaccharide ABC transporter substrate-binding protein — translated: MLNVKTLAAAVALGLATLAGPAQAQDKGTIGIAMPTKSSARWIADGDNIVRVLQAKGYKTDLQYADNDIPNQLAQIENMITKKEKALVIAAIDGTTLSDALQRAADAGIKVISYDRLIRGSANVDYYATFDNFQVGVLQAASIEKGLGLKEGKGPFNIELFGGSPDDNNAFFFYDGAMSVLKPYIDSGKLVVQSKQIGMDKVSTLRWEASVAQARMENLLSAFYTRKHVDAVLSPYDGLSIGIIAALRGVGYGSKEMPMPVISGQDAEVPSVKSIVNHEQYSTIFKDTRDLAKIAAGMVDAVLSGGKPEINDTKTYNNGVKVVPSYLLKPVAVDLDNWKTALIDTGYYKAEQFK